One segment of Etheostoma cragini isolate CJK2018 chromosome 23, CSU_Ecrag_1.0, whole genome shotgun sequence DNA contains the following:
- the LOC117939004 gene encoding LOW QUALITY PROTEIN: E3 ubiquitin-protein ligase TRIM11-like (The sequence of the model RefSeq protein was modified relative to this genomic sequence to represent the inferred CDS: substituted 1 base at 1 genomic stop codon), with amino-acid sequence MLAPTEEQLLCCICLDVFTDPVTLPCGHNFCKDCITEHLNFNSQRQCPMCKKHVNKKCKLGVNTVISEMAAQFRQSTGRTASNSSQQQVDVSCKVPTETKWTPLKYWWLLAGLACVIIIYLTVNLKLHQTLSSLKNHLLFENTASSMCRXHGRPLELYCKNDQMFICRSCAYSSHRFHDVVSLKEEYDIKKIELLKIEAKIEQKILERQLKNQEIKHWLWVRKEAAERDLAGGVQVFTALIQSLERARAELILMIGAEQKRTELHAKGFTEELEQEISELTTRRAEVEQLLRSKDQLHFLQNFPSMSAVPLTRDLPEVCPALNGGILRTAMVTVVDQMSEVVGNEMEKHREAELESLQPKALDVTMDPDTAHPYLILSDDGKQVCCGDVRETLQNDSERFEFGLFVLGKQSISCGRLYYDVQVKGKTDWILGVAEESLNWDEEPGKGIWVLFHRHGDRYFALDKTSDPLPVHDQPEKVRVFVDYEEALVSFYDVDAAALIYSYTGCSFTESLYPFFNPFPSEDGRNSAPLIISPVH; translated from the coding sequence ATGTTGGCACCGACTGAGGAGCAGCTTCTGTGCTGCATCTGCCTGGATGTCTTCACTGATCCAGTCACGTTACCATGTGGACACAACTTCTGCAAAGACTGCATCACGGAGCACTTGAATTTTAATTCCCAGCGCCAGTGTCCCATGTGTAAAAAGCAcgttaataaaaaatgtaagcttGGGGTCAATACTGTCATATCTGAGATGGCTGCTCAGTTCAGACAGTCAACAGGAAGGACAGCCAGCAACAGCTCACAGCAACAAGTTGACGTTTCCTGTAAAGTTCCTACTGAAACCAAATGGACACCCCTGAAGTACTGGTGGTTATTGGCAGGCCTGGCATGCGTGATCATTATCTACCTAACAGTAAACCTAAAGCTTCATCAAACATTGTCCAGCTTGAAAAATCATCTGCTGTTTGAGAACACGGCAAGCAGCATGTGTCGTTAGCATGGCAGACCCCTGGAGCTCTACTGCAAGAACGACCAAATGTTCATATGTCGGTCCTGCGCTTACTCAAGTCACAGATTTCATGACGTTGTTTCGCTAAAAGAAGAATATGACATAAAGAAGATAGAGCTTTTGAAAATAGAGGCTAAAATTGAGCAGAAGATCCTGGAGAGACAACTGAAAAATCAGGAGATCAAACATTGGCTATGGGTTCGCAAGGAAGCCGCCGAAAGAGACCTGGCTGGTGGTGTTCAGGTCTTCACTGCTCTGATTCAGTCTTTGGAAAGAGCCCGGGCAGAGCTCATCTTGATGATTGGCGCAGAGCAGAAAAGGACCGAGTTACATGCCAAAGGTTTCACCGAAGAGCTGGAGCAGGAAATCTCTGAGCTGACGACGAGGCGGGCCGAGGTGGAGCAGCTCTTACGCTCAAAAGACCAGCTGCATTTCCTCCAGAACTTCCCATCCATGAGTGCTGTTCCACTCACCAGAGACTTGCCAGAGGTTTGTCCAGCTTTGAATGGAGGAATCCTGAGGACAGCTATGGTAACAGTTGTAGATCAGATGTCAGAGGTAGTCGGAAATGAGATGGAGAAGCATCGTGAAGCTGAGCTGGAAAGCCTCCAGCCGAAGGCACTAGATGTGACTATGGATCCCGATACTGCACATCCATATCTCATCTTGTCTGATGATGGGAAACAAGTATGCTGTGGTGACGTGAGGGAGACGCTCCAAAATGACTCAGAGCGATTTGAATTTGGACTTTTCGTCTTGGGAAAGCAGAGTATCTCTTGTGGAAGATTGTACTATGATGTTCAAGTTAAAGGAAAGACTGACTGGATTTTAGGAGTGGCCGAAGAGTCCCTCAACTGGGATGAAGAACCTGGAAAGGGCATCTGGGTTCTGTTTCATAGACATGGAGATCGGTACTTTGCACTTGATAAAACGTCTGACCCTCTCCCTGTGCACGATCAGCCTGAGAAGGTGAGAGTGTTTGTGGATTATGAGGAGGCTCTGGTCTCCTTTTATGACGTAGATGCTGCAGCTCTTATCTACTCCTACACGGGCTGCTCCTTCACCGAGAGTCTTTACCCATTCTTCAATCCTTTCCCTAGTGAAGATGGCAGAAACTCTGCGCCTCTGATTATCTCTCCTGTCCATTAA